GCTACATGATAGGGACTCTTTTCGGCGTGTTATTGAAGTCTGTAATACCTGCCCTGATTACGTTCAACGGTAATCTTCTCTCATGGTGGGGAAAAATTGCGACGGGATTATTGCTGTTACTGTTCATATGCATACAGCGATTTGTCGTAACGTCAACAGGAAGACGCAAATAACAAAAATTCCCGGAAGACTCAGAAATGAATCCTCCGGGAAAATTTTTATCCCTATAATTTCTCCGACCCTACGGCACCCCCTCCCTGCCCGCGCCTTTCGCAGGGTTTGCGACCCCTCCGTCCTTCGGACACCTCCCCTTACGCAGTGGAGGCAAGAACATGGGCGAATCCCTCGTCCCCCCTGCCAAGGGGGGATACAGGGGGGTGATTTTCGCGGAGCGAAACAAAGGGGTGAACCTGCCAAGGGGGAAGGGAGCGACAGCGGAAGGGGGGTGATTTTCGCAGGGTGAAAGTTATCCCCTCATTACGTCAAGCGCACCGTTCCACATATCGCGCCCTGTCGTAACAACGCTCAAATTTGCCTCATATGCACGGCTCGCCACTAACATGTCCGTCATCTCACGCACAAGATTAACATTCGGGTACGCTACATAGCCTTCTTCATTCGCGTCCGGGTGATCTGGCTGATATGCCATTCTCGGCGCGCCCTGATCTTCACTTATCCCAAGAACGCGGACTCCTCCTATGTCGTGATACCCGCCTAATGTGTTATCGAGCATTTCCGCGAAAACAGGAACTCTCCGCTTGTAGGGGCCTCCTGCTTTCGTTCGTGTAGTGTTTATGTTGGCGAGGTTCGACGATATTGTGTCCATCCACAAGCGGTGGGCGGTCAGTGAGCTTCCTGCGACTTCGAGGCTGTCAAAAATTTTCATGATACATCACCTTCCGGCTATTACAGATTTCAGGGTTGTGAGCTTGCTGGCGGCTATCCTCATGAAGCCCGTGTACATCATCCGCGTCTCGGCAAGCACCGCCATTTCTCTTTCGGGGTCTACATTGTTCAGGTCAAGCCGATACTGCTCATCCATTATTTTCGTGTCAGCGGCGTGAACGTCCTTAATCTTGAGCGGGTGCGAGGGAATATGCCCGGGGTCTGTTACTGTCATGTGAAGTTTCCTGCCCTGCTCCATGACTTCGCGCATTTGATCCTCAAACGAGACATTATGCCGGGCATAGCCGGGTGTGTTTGCGTTGGCTACGTTCTTGCTTACGGCCTGGAATCTTTGCGCGAGGCACTCCGACTCCTTCTCGATTACGTCCCATGTATAATCGCCTAGCATGTGTCATCACTCCTTTGTCCTTTGTCTGCGCTGAATTTACCCGTAATTATACACTATTCACTTTTTGGGCTTTAGTGTTTAGAATTTTGCCATACCCACAAAGAAAGGAGTCTTGATATGCCGGACATACAGCAGCAGATTTACAGCGAGCTTGATAAATTCGCGGGACTCTCTGAGGCTGCCGGGAAAATTCTTCATGAGGCTGCCGGGAAAATTGACGGCGGTTATTCACCAAGCGGGACAGAAATCTCACAGCTATTTTCATCCCTGAAGGGTCTGCGGCAACTGTACGAGAATATTTGCTCTCTCATAGCGTCAGAGTCAACAG
The Synergistaceae bacterium genome window above contains:
- the flgB gene encoding flagellar basal body rod protein FlgB is translated as MLGDYTWDVIEKESECLAQRFQAVSKNVANANTPGYARHNVSFEDQMREVMEQGRKLHMTVTDPGHIPSHPLKIKDVHAADTKIMDEQYRLDLNNVDPEREMAVLAETRMMYTGFMRIAASKLTTLKSVIAGR
- the flgC gene encoding flagellar basal body rod protein FlgC, which produces MKIFDSLEVAGSSLTAHRLWMDTISSNLANINTTRTKAGGPYKRRVPVFAEMLDNTLGGYHDIGGVRVLGISEDQGAPRMAYQPDHPDANEEGYVAYPNVNLVREMTDMLVASRAYEANLSVVTTGRDMWNGALDVMRG